A single window of Plasmodium reichenowi strain SY57 chromosome 12, whole genome shotgun sequence DNA harbors:
- a CDS encoding hypothetical protein (conserved Plasmodium protein, unknown function~part of same gene as PRSY57_1244900B~gap found within coding sequence) — protein MKDIKSKNPEFLSTNKNNKKQKDKKIIEENKDFNNELSKYKQSFYIIKKTINIIKNHYYNKINNIDTLRIREKKKLCYLKRKNVILEDKCTFYCEHVEEIKKIYTEQI, from the exons ATGAAAGATATAAAGTCTAAAAATCCAGAATTTCTTAGTAcaaataaaa aTAATAAGAAACAAAAGGATAAGAAGATTATCGAGGAAAATAAA GATTTTAATAATGAACTctcaaaatataaacaaagTTTCTACATAATTAAAAAGaccataaatataattaaaaat cattattataataaaataaacaatattGATACCTTACGAATAcgagaaaaaaaaaagttatgTTACTTGAAGAGGAAAAATGTAATTTTAGAAGATAAg tGCACCTTTTATTGTGAACATGTGgaggaaataaaaaaaatctaCACAG AACAAATAAA
- a CDS encoding hypothetical protein (conserved Plasmodium protein, unknown function~part of same gene as PRSY57_1244900A~gap found within coding sequence), whose translation KIKSEVEIPKNTENILKLREEQIERLSGQIDSLNELYHKQVDNNKKLISELEELNKSVLYLNNKIQEERNSREQMKKKLRFYKRYNRNKKKFKLNFDVLNINKDDIKEMKDDEKEKEDICISILCLLKTELEIIDDENKKKREEDDEEKEKLKVKSNNFFKKLFGSNYKHKKLGLLENISKKQFFSFYEKAFTENNKIKFDKKQFFFFPSNIKKKKMNKKYEHIHNELKYNIHMKEIQKKEKNNNDNKNSKWNYLTMNNIYFYNNFNDNFDEEPDHKFYDNNKNYEGRNSIDDYVFFKKYNNINSDHIVFTNMIENNTKIREDGSNNINEEEKKK comes from the exons aaaataaaatccGAGGTTGAAATTCCTAAAAACACAGAga atATCCTCAAATTGAGAGAAGAACAAATAGAAAGACTGTCTGGACAAATTGATTCACTTAATGAATTATATCACAAg CAAGTGGATAATAACAAGAAATTAATTTCTGAATTGGAAGAACTAAATAAAAgt gttctttatttaaataataaaattcaAGAAGAAAGGAATAGCAGAGAAcagatgaaaaaaaaacttaGG ttttataaaagatataatcggaataaaaaaaagttcAAACTCAACTTTGAcgttttaaatattaataaggatgatataaaagaaatgaaaGATGATGAAAAAGAGAAGGAAGATATATGCATTTCTATTTTGTGTCTTCTTAAGACTGAACTTGAAATTATTGATGATGAGaataagaagaaaagagaagaagatgatgaagaaaaagaaaaattaaaagtaaaaagtaacaatttttttaaaaaattatttggttcgaattataaacataaaaaattagGTCTTCtagaaaatatatcaaagaaacaatttttttcattttatgAAAAAGCATTCActgaaaataataaaataaaatttgacaaaaaacaatttttcttctttccatcgaatattaaaaaaaaaaaaatgaacaagAAATATGAACACATACATAATGAGctaaaatataatattcatatgaaagaaatacagaagaaggaaaaaaataataatgataataaaaatagtaaATGGAATTATCTAACgatgaataatatttatttttataataatttcaaTGATAATTTTGATGAAGAACCTGATCATAaattttatgataataataaaaattacGAGGGAAGGAACAGTATAGATGATTATgtttttttcaaaaaatataataacattaaTAGTGATCATATTGTATTTACCAATATGATTGAAAATAATACGAAAATTAGAGAAGACGgatcaaataatataaacgaggaagaaaaaaaaaaatga